In the genome of Cercospora beticola chromosome 2, complete sequence, one region contains:
- a CDS encoding uncharacterized protein (BUSCO:EOG09261A3K): MYSQASRNVDLTKTETELTTHIRKATSIEETAPKRKHVRACIVYTWDHKNSQSFWNGIKVQPIQADEIQTFKALYTVHKVLQEGHPVALKEAQQHVGWLEGLSRGMGGDGLRGYAPLIQEYIFFLVSKLKFHRDHPEFNGLFEYEEYISLKSINDPNEGYETISELMTLQDQIDSFQKLIFAHFRGGSNNECRIAALVPLVQESYGIYKFITSMLRAMHTALGDDEALSPLRGRYDAQHYRLVRFYYECSNLRYLTSLITIPKLPQDPPNTLSEDENAPALPMRPRNEPATKPKTPPPTTTDPEPISEFWKNEQARQQEEFEAEQRRLQAQWDETQRQQQLAAQQAQRDFDEQQRLQAEQQRLALENLQREQYNQQTQGRMAELEQENLRARAQYERDQLMLEQYDRRMKALEQELAQLNANFTQQNQSKEDQIRALQEQVNTWRTKYEALAKLYSQLRHEHLELLKKFKGVQLKASSAQEAIDQREKLQRELKTKNLELADMIRERDRALHDKDRTTGGHREELEKLKRELRMALDRAENADRAKGNELSAMLSRHNREIADLEEALRNKTRALDEMQMKLGEGSSDLERQLRDKEEELEIYKSGMDQTLLELNDLRNGNGTTDKAMDEQIDIMLLENIKKINELIDSVLQSAVQRVDDALYELDSSMIAGNQNASGPFVLSTIENAQTYAIEFSTSFNNFIADGPSGSEHAEVIKNANKLANAIADVLSNTKGLTRFASDEKKSDQLMNGARNSANKTIAFLRGIMSYRLDGLDDLQKTDVVINKNNDVQLALRQLSKVADAFAPKSNITGQGDIGELVDNEMTKAAQAIDAAAERLGKLMNKSRDGYSTYELKIHDAILAAAVAVTNAIAQLIKAATASQQEIVNQGRGSSMTKSQYYKKNNRWTEGLISAAKAVASSTNMLIETADGVITGRNSPEQLIVASNDVAASTAQLVASSRVKASFMSKTQERLEECSKAVTSACRSLVKQVQAIIESNNGGDDLEDYSKLSGHDFKKRHMEQQVEILKLENELSAARHRLGEMRKLAYQEDEED, encoded by the exons ATGTATTCGCAAGCGTCTCGCAATGTAGACCTTACTAAGACCGAGACAGAGCTCACCACCCACATTCGCAAAGCCACGTCGATCGAGGAGACCGCCCCCAAGCGCAAGCACGTGCGCGCATGCATCGTGTACACATGGGACCACAAGAACTCGCAGTCCTTCTGGAATGGCATCAAGGTGCAGCCTATCCAGGCCGACGAGATCCAGACCTTCAAGGCGCTGTATACAGTGCACAAGGTGCTGCAAGAGGGACACCCGGTCGCGCTCAAGGAAGCTCAGCAGCATGTCGGGTGGCTTGAAGGCCTCTCCCGGGGCATGGGCGGAGACGGCCTACGAGGATATGCGCCGCTTATACAAGAatacatcttcttcttggtgtcCAAGTTGAAGTTCCACAGGGATCACCCGGAGTTTAATGGGCTGTTCGAGTATGAGGAGTACATCTCCCTCAAGTCGATCAATGATCCCAATGAAG GCTACGAGACGATCTCCGAGCTTATGACCCTGCAGGACCAGATCGATAGCTTCCAGAAGCTGATTTTCGCTCACTTTCGCGGTGGTAGCAACAACGAATGCAGGATAGCAGCGCTGGTCCCGCTCGTGCAGGAGAGTTATGGCATCTACAAATTCATTACAAGCATGCTGCGAGCAATGCACACTGCGCTGGGAG ACGACGAGGCTTTGAGCCCGCTCCGTGGGAGGTACGATGCCCAGCACTACCGGCTCGTTCGCTTCTACTATGAATGCTCGAACCTTCGTTATTTGACATCCCTCATCACCATTCCAAAGCTTCCGCAGGACCCACCAAACACGCTGTCCGAAGACGAGAATGCGCCCGCACTGCCAATGCGACCAAGGAACGAGCCTGCGACGAAGCCAAAGACGCCTCCACCGACAACAACCGATCCTGAGCCAATTAGTGAATTCTGGAAGAATGAACAGGCACGGCAGCAAGAAGAGTTCGAGGCGGAGCAGCGACGATTGCAGGCACAGTGGGACGAGACTCAGCGTCAACAGCAGCTAGCAGCACAGCAGGCACAACGCGACTTTGATGAGCAGCAACGTCTACAAGCAGAGCAACAAAGATTGGCTCTCGAGAATCTGCAGCGCGAGCAGTACAATCAGCAAACCCAAGGACGCATGGCTGAGCTTGAGCAGGAGAATCTGAGGGCACGTGCACAGTACGAGCGCGACCAATTGATGCTGGAGCAATATGATAGGAGAATGAAGGCACTGGAGCAAGAGCTAGCTCAATTAAACGCGAACTTCACACAGCAGAATCAGAGCAAGGAAGACCAAATCCGAGCGCTTCAAGAGCAGGTCAACACATGGAGGACCAAGTACGAGGCACTGGCTAAGCTGTACTCGCAGCTACGGCATGAACACCTTGAATTgcttaagaagtttaagggAGTGCAGCTCAAGGCTTCATCAGCTCAAGAGGCTATTGATCAGAGAGAAAAGCTTCAGCGTGAGCTCAAGACGAAGAACCTCGAGTTGGCGGACATGATTCGTGAGCGTGACCGAGCACTGCACGACAAGGACAGGACCACAGGTGGACATCGtgaagagctggagaagctcaagcgcGAGCTGCGCATGGCACTGGATCGAGCCGAGAATGCAGATCGCGCCAAAGGCAACGAGCTTTCTGCAATGCTGTCCCGGCACAATCGCGAGATCGCTGACCTCGAGGAAGCCCTTCGCAACAAGACAAGAGCTTTGGACGAGATGCAAATGAAACTGGGTGAAGGCAGCTCCGACCTGGAACGTCAGCTTCGCGAcaaggaagaagagctggagaTCTACAAATCTGGCATGGATCAGACATTACTCGAGCTCAACGATTTACGTAACGGCAACGGCACGACTGACAAGGCCATGGATGAACAGATTGACATCATGCTCCTTGAGAACATCAAAAAGATCAACGAGCTTATCGATTCGGTACTCCAGTCCGCTGTGCAACGTGTTGACGATGCGCTCTATGAGTTGGACAGCTCCATGATCGCGGGTAACCAGAATGCCAGCGGTCCCTTCGTGCTGTCGACAATCGAGAATGCACAGACCTACGCGATCGAGTTCAGCACCTCTTTCAACAACTTCATTGCTGATGGGCCGTCCGGCAGCGAACACGCCGAGGTCATCAAGAACGCGAACAAGCTTGCAAACGCCATTGCCGATGTGCTATCTAACACCAAGGGGTTGACTCGTTTTGCGAGCGACGAAAAGAAGAGTGATCAGCTCATGAACGGCGCAAGGAACTCAGCCAACAAGACCATTGCCTTCTTGCGAGGTATCATGTCGTACCGCTTGGACGGGTTGGACGATCTGCAGAAGACGGATGTGGTCATCAACAAGAACAACGATGTGCAGCTTGCGCTTCGGCAGTTGAGCAAAGTCGCAGATGCTTTCGCGCCAAAGTCAAACATTACCGGCCAAGGCGACATTGGCGAGCTTGTCGACAACGAGATGACGAAGGCTGCTCAAGCCATCGACGCTGCTGCCGAGCGCCTCGGAAAGCTGATGAATAAGTCTCGCGACGGCTACTCGACCTACGAGCTGAAGATTCACGACGCCATTCTGGCCGCAGCTGTCGCCGTCACCAATGCTATCGCCCAACTCATCAAAGCCGCTACTGCCTCGCAACAAGAGATCGTCAACCAAGGTCGTGGCTCAAGCATGACCAAGTCGCAATACTACAAGAAGAACAATCGCTGGACGGAGGGCCTTATTTCTGCCGCCAAGGCTGTCGCATCATCCACCAATATGCTCATCGAGACTGCGGATGGAGTCATTACCGGCCGAAACAGCCCTGAGCAGCTCATTGTTGCGTCCAACGATGTCGCTGCTTCAACGGCGCAGCTTGTGGCATCATCACGTGTCAAGGCATCGTTCATGTCGAAGACTCAGGAACGCCTCGAAGAGTGCAGCAAAGCAGTCACCAGCGCTTGCCGAAGTCTCGTCAAGCAAGTTCAGGCGATCATCGAAAGTAACAACGGCGGTGATGATCTGGAGGATTACAGCAAGCTCAGCGGCCACGATTTCAAGAAGCGACACATGGAGCAACAG GTTGAAATCCTCAAGCTTGAGAACGAGTTGTCTGCAGCGAGACACCGACTTGGCGAGATGCGGAAACTGGCTTAtcaagaggacgaggaagactaA